One region of Exiguobacterium acetylicum genomic DNA includes:
- the rpsU gene encoding 30S ribosomal protein S21, producing the protein METRVRKNESLEDALRRFKRGVSKDGTLAEVRKRKHYEKPSVKRKLKSEAARKRKKF; encoded by the coding sequence GTGGAAACTCGTGTACGTAAAAATGAATCACTTGAAGACGCACTTCGTCGCTTCAAACGTGGTGTTTCAAAAGATGGTACGCTTGCAGAAGTTCGTAAACGTAAACACTACGAAAAGCCAAGTGTAAAACGTAAGCTTAAATCGGAGGCTGCGCGTAAGCGTAAGAAGTTCTAA